In one window of Posidoniimonas corsicana DNA:
- a CDS encoding transglutaminase family protein — protein MSIHVALHHKTTYSYSDLIGLGPQVIRLRPAPHSRTPILSYSLRVQPDNHFLNWQQDPYGNYQARCVFPEKARELSVEVDLVASLSSINPFDFFTEPQAEEFPFAYDAHSLRDLKPYMALDPAGPRMHALLATVDRRPRKTIDFLVELNQRLQREIGYVVRLEPGVQTCEQTLELGTGSCRDSAWLLCQALRHIGFASRFVSGYLIQLVADQKSLDGPSGPEADFTDLHAWTEVYLPGAGWVGLDPTSGLLASEGHIPLACTPHPVSAAPITGAHDECDSVDFDFQMSVARVHEDPRVTKPYTEEEWNEIEALGHKVDERLAHHDVRLTMGGEPTFVSIDDMDGEEWQTAAVGPNKRRLGNDLLLRLKRRFGAGGLLHFGQGKWYPGESLPRWAMHCYWRKDGEPIWQNDSLFAPDGVNLGHTAEDAARFAKALAERLAVNPDHAIDAYEDSMYYAWRERRLPANVNPRDSKLEDVEERERIARVFEQGLTSAVGVTLPLQFRWWEAEPRWQSGAWVVRSDEMFLIPGDSPMGYRLPLQSLLYLGKSTTSQDYFERDTMEALADLPRYESLRRRHAQPALVGGGVGLGGEGDPFGALRRRGGAYGDGPGSWNGNGDGGPGHAEQPEQAPEDPEDRYNPANVFKADVNYNDPSEVVRTALCVEPRGGVLHVFMPPADRLEVYLDLVTAIEETAESLGTQLVIEGYLPPHDPRLQHIKVTPDPGVLEVNVHPAESWDELVDITTGVYEDARNSRLGTEKFDQDGSHTGTGGGNHVVMGGASVADSPWLRRPDLLKSFLTYWQNHPSLSYIFSGKFVGPTSQAPRVEEARADSLYELKIAFEQIQAGRDCPPWLVDRVFRHLLVDGTGNTHRSEFCIDKLFSPDGPTGRLGLVEFRAFEMPPHARMSLTQQLLLRALVARFWENPYEQPPVTWGTTLHDRWMLPHFIWQDFQDVAEEMDQAGFPIKPEWFAAHWEFRFPVIGRFTQRGVHVELRRAIEPWYVLGEEPGGGALARYVDSSVERLEVKVSGMTDPRYVLTCNGRRTPLHPTGVQNEYVAGVRYRAWQPPSCLHPTIPVHGPLVFDLVDAWMDRSMGGCQYHIGHPGGNNPTSFPVNALEAESRRATRFFSFGHTPGPVKIPSAETNPEFPLTLDLRRGGP, from the coding sequence ATGAGCATCCACGTTGCGCTGCACCACAAGACGACCTACAGCTACTCCGACCTGATTGGTCTGGGTCCGCAGGTTATCCGGCTGCGGCCGGCGCCCCACTCCCGGACGCCGATCCTGAGCTACTCGCTGCGCGTGCAGCCCGACAACCACTTCCTGAACTGGCAGCAGGACCCCTACGGTAACTACCAGGCGCGGTGCGTGTTCCCGGAGAAGGCCCGGGAGCTGTCGGTCGAGGTCGACCTGGTGGCGTCGCTTTCGTCGATCAACCCGTTCGACTTCTTCACCGAGCCGCAGGCCGAAGAGTTCCCCTTCGCGTACGACGCGCACAGCCTGCGCGACCTGAAGCCGTACATGGCGCTCGACCCGGCCGGGCCGCGGATGCACGCGCTCCTGGCGACCGTCGACCGCCGGCCGCGGAAGACGATCGACTTCCTGGTAGAGCTCAATCAGCGTCTGCAGCGCGAGATCGGCTACGTGGTGCGACTGGAGCCCGGCGTGCAGACCTGCGAGCAGACGCTCGAGCTCGGCACCGGCTCCTGCCGGGACTCCGCCTGGCTGCTGTGCCAGGCGCTGCGGCACATCGGATTCGCGTCGCGGTTCGTGTCGGGCTACCTGATCCAGCTGGTGGCCGACCAGAAGTCGCTGGACGGCCCCTCGGGCCCGGAGGCCGACTTTACCGACCTGCACGCCTGGACCGAGGTCTACCTGCCGGGCGCCGGCTGGGTGGGGCTCGACCCGACCTCCGGCCTGCTGGCCAGCGAGGGGCACATCCCGCTGGCGTGCACGCCGCACCCGGTCTCGGCGGCGCCGATCACCGGCGCGCACGACGAGTGCGACAGCGTCGACTTCGACTTCCAGATGTCCGTCGCCCGGGTGCACGAGGACCCGCGGGTCACCAAGCCGTACACCGAGGAGGAGTGGAACGAGATCGAGGCCCTGGGCCACAAGGTGGACGAGCGCCTGGCCCACCACGACGTGCGGCTCACCATGGGGGGCGAGCCGACGTTTGTCTCGATCGATGACATGGACGGCGAAGAGTGGCAGACCGCCGCCGTGGGGCCCAACAAGCGGCGGCTGGGCAACGACCTGCTGCTGCGGCTGAAGCGGCGCTTCGGCGCCGGCGGCTTGCTGCACTTCGGGCAGGGCAAGTGGTACCCGGGCGAGTCGCTGCCCCGCTGGGCGATGCACTGCTACTGGCGGAAGGACGGCGAGCCGATCTGGCAGAACGACTCGCTCTTCGCCCCCGACGGCGTGAACCTGGGGCACACCGCCGAGGACGCCGCCCGGTTCGCCAAGGCGCTGGCCGAGCGGCTGGCTGTGAACCCCGACCACGCGATCGACGCCTACGAAGACTCCATGTACTACGCCTGGCGCGAGCGGCGTCTGCCGGCCAACGTCAACCCACGCGACTCGAAGCTCGAGGACGTCGAGGAGCGCGAGCGCATCGCGCGGGTGTTCGAGCAGGGCCTGACCAGCGCCGTGGGCGTCACGTTGCCGCTGCAGTTCCGCTGGTGGGAGGCCGAGCCCCGCTGGCAGAGCGGCGCTTGGGTGGTCCGCTCCGACGAGATGTTCCTCATCCCCGGCGACTCGCCGATGGGCTACCGCCTGCCGCTGCAGAGCCTGCTCTACCTCGGCAAGTCGACAACCTCGCAGGACTACTTCGAGCGGGACACGATGGAGGCCCTGGCCGACCTGCCCCGCTACGAGTCGCTCCGCCGGCGGCACGCCCAGCCCGCGCTGGTGGGCGGCGGCGTCGGACTGGGCGGCGAGGGCGACCCGTTCGGCGCGCTCCGCCGACGCGGCGGCGCGTACGGCGACGGCCCCGGTAGCTGGAACGGCAACGGCGACGGCGGGCCGGGTCACGCCGAGCAACCGGAGCAGGCCCCGGAAGACCCCGAAGACCGCTACAACCCGGCGAACGTCTTCAAGGCCGACGTCAACTACAACGACCCGTCCGAGGTGGTCCGCACGGCGCTGTGCGTCGAGCCCCGCGGCGGCGTGCTGCACGTGTTCATGCCGCCGGCCGACCGGCTGGAGGTCTACCTCGACCTGGTCACCGCCATTGAGGAGACTGCCGAGTCGCTCGGCACGCAGCTGGTGATCGAGGGCTATCTGCCCCCGCACGACCCGCGCCTGCAGCACATCAAGGTCACGCCCGACCCCGGCGTGCTCGAAGTCAACGTGCACCCGGCCGAGAGCTGGGACGAGCTGGTCGACATCACGACCGGCGTGTACGAGGACGCGCGCAACAGCCGGCTCGGCACCGAGAAGTTCGACCAGGACGGCTCGCACACCGGCACGGGCGGCGGCAACCACGTGGTGATGGGCGGCGCGTCGGTGGCCGACAGCCCCTGGCTGCGGCGCCCCGACCTGCTCAAGAGCTTCCTGACCTACTGGCAGAACCACCCGTCGCTCTCGTACATCTTCTCGGGCAAGTTCGTCGGGCCGACCAGCCAGGCGCCGCGCGTCGAGGAGGCCCGCGCCGACTCGCTGTACGAGCTCAAGATCGCCTTCGAGCAGATCCAGGCCGGCCGGGACTGCCCGCCCTGGCTGGTGGACCGCGTGTTCCGCCACCTGCTGGTGGACGGCACCGGCAACACGCACCGGTCGGAGTTCTGCATCGACAAGCTGTTCTCGCCCGATGGCCCGACCGGCCGCCTCGGCCTGGTCGAGTTCCGCGCGTTTGAGATGCCGCCCCACGCGCGCATGAGCCTGACGCAGCAGCTCCTGCTGCGGGCGCTGGTGGCGCGTTTCTGGGAGAACCCGTACGAGCAGCCGCCGGTCACCTGGGGCACCACCCTGCACGACCGCTGGATGCTGCCGCACTTCATCTGGCAGGACTTCCAGGACGTCGCCGAGGAGATGGACCAGGCGGGCTTCCCAATCAAGCCCGAGTGGTTCGCCGCGCACTGGGAGTTCCGCTTCCCGGTGATCGGCCGGTTCACGCAGCGCGGGGTGCACGTCGAGCTGCGCCGCGCGATCGAGCCGTGGTACGTGCTGGGCGAAGAGCCGGGCGGCGGCGCGCTGGCCAGGTACGTCGACTCGTCGGTCGAGCGGCTGGAGGTGAAGGTCAGCGGCATGACCGACCCGCGGTACGTGCTGACCTGCAACGGCCGCCGCACCCCGCTGCACCCGACCGGCGTGCAGAACGAGTACGTGGCGGGCGTCCGCTACCGGGCGTGGCAGCCGCCGAGCTGCCTGCACCCGACCATCCCGGTGCACGGGCCGCTGGTGTTCGACCTGGTCGACGCCTGGATGGACCGGTCGATGGGCGGTTGCCAGTACCACATCGGCCACCCGGGCGGAAATAACCCTACAAGCTTCCCGGTGAACGCTCTGGAAGCCGAAAGCCGCCGCGCCACGCGGTTTTTCAGCTTTGGCCATACCCCGGGCCCTGTTAAAATTCCGTCAGCGGAAACCAACCCCGAGTTCCCGCTCACGCTTGATCTACGGCGCGGCGGACCCTGA
- a CDS encoding alpha-E domain-containing protein, producing MLSRVADSILWMSRYIERAENVARFIDVNFNITLGADSDDPLQWAPLVYTTGDQDLYKELYGDPERDSVLRFLAFDDKNPNSILSCVSQARENARMVRDSITAPMWEQINRFYLLVLASAKHAGALAEPTAFCDEVKLASHALVGHTYTTMSHGEAWHFSRIGRLLERADKTSRILDVQYYHLLPSVNDVGSALDLVRWNALLRSTSALTMYRRMHGSIVPDRVADFLILDRDFPRSMRFCVMRAQDSISEITGSRPGTFTCRTEQLAGRLRSEMDYTAIEDVIREGLHEYIDRFQLLLNGIGEALQADFLSPADQTKTPTLQSQRQG from the coding sequence ATGCTGAGCCGTGTGGCCGACTCCATCCTCTGGATGAGCCGATATATTGAGCGTGCCGAGAATGTCGCGCGGTTTATCGACGTCAACTTCAACATCACGCTCGGCGCCGACTCGGACGACCCACTGCAGTGGGCGCCGCTTGTCTACACCACCGGCGACCAGGACCTGTACAAGGAGCTGTACGGCGACCCCGAGCGGGACTCGGTCCTGAGGTTCCTCGCCTTCGACGACAAGAACCCCAACTCGATCCTGTCCTGCGTGAGCCAGGCCCGCGAGAACGCCCGGATGGTCCGGGACTCGATCACGGCGCCGATGTGGGAGCAGATCAACCGGTTCTACCTGCTGGTTCTCGCGTCGGCCAAGCACGCCGGGGCGCTCGCCGAACCGACCGCGTTCTGCGACGAGGTGAAGCTCGCCAGCCACGCCCTGGTGGGCCACACGTACACCACCATGTCGCACGGCGAGGCGTGGCACTTTTCGCGGATCGGGCGGCTGCTGGAGCGCGCCGACAAGACGTCGCGGATCCTCGACGTGCAGTACTACCACCTGCTGCCCTCGGTCAATGACGTCGGCTCCGCCCTCGACCTGGTCCGCTGGAACGCGCTGCTCCGCTCCACCAGCGCCCTGACGATGTACCGCCGGATGCACGGCAGCATTGTCCCCGATCGGGTGGCCGACTTCCTGATCCTCGACCGCGACTTCCCCCGGTCGATGCGCTTCTGCGTGATGCGGGCCCAGGATTCTATCAGCGAGATCACCGGCAGCCGGCCGGGCACTTTTACCTGCCGGACCGAGCAGCTGGCGGGCCGCCTGCGCTCGGAGATGGATTACACCGCTATCGAGGATGTCATACGCGAGGGATTGCACGAATATATCGATCGCTTCCAGCTCCTGCTTAACGGGATTGGAGAAGCTTTGCAGGCGGATTTCCTTTCGCCTGCCGATCAAACCAAAACGCCGACTTTGCAATCCCAGCGGCAGGGCTAG
- a CDS encoding circularly permuted type 2 ATP-grasp protein codes for MQYQCQGFDETFDPEGQPRPACTEFYRRLQMIGPDELGRRQQAAELQFRNAGITFNVYGHEDGVEKVWPFDIMPRVLDGEEWSRIEAGLRQRVIALNLFIDDVYNERRIIRDGVVPEELLQTSKTYRPEMQGFSPTHKAWCHVNGVDLVRDKDGQIYVLEDNLRCPSGVSYVLENREVMKRSFSQVFHGVSIAPVEEYPERLLQTLLSCAPPSAHQPLAVVLTPGVYNSAYFEHTFLAQQMGVQLVQGSDLTVVDDVVFLRTTHGLHRVDVIYRRIDDDFLDPECFRKDSCLGVAGLMRAYRAGNVALANAPGTGVADDKAVYAYVPEIIKYYLDEDAILSNVPTYLCSDGRQREHVLGNLDKLVVKPTNESGGYGILMGPQASEEDRTAYADLIRSNPRNYIAQPMLQLSTVPTLIGDRLEPRHVDLRPFVLAGESVYVMPGGLTRVALNAGSMVVNSSQGGGSKDTWVLRN; via the coding sequence ATGCAGTATCAATGTCAGGGCTTTGACGAGACCTTCGACCCCGAGGGTCAGCCGCGTCCCGCCTGCACGGAGTTCTACCGCCGGTTGCAGATGATCGGCCCCGACGAACTCGGGCGCCGGCAGCAGGCCGCCGAGCTCCAGTTCCGCAACGCCGGCATCACCTTCAACGTGTACGGCCACGAGGACGGCGTCGAAAAGGTCTGGCCGTTCGACATCATGCCGCGGGTGCTCGACGGCGAGGAGTGGTCTCGGATCGAGGCCGGGCTGCGCCAAAGGGTGATCGCGCTCAACCTGTTCATCGACGACGTCTACAACGAGCGCCGCATCATCCGCGACGGCGTGGTGCCGGAGGAGCTGCTCCAGACCTCCAAGACCTACCGCCCCGAGATGCAGGGCTTCAGCCCCACCCACAAGGCGTGGTGCCACGTGAACGGCGTGGACCTGGTCCGCGACAAGGACGGCCAGATCTACGTGCTGGAAGACAACCTGCGGTGCCCGTCCGGCGTCTCGTACGTGCTGGAGAACCGCGAGGTCATGAAGCGGAGCTTCTCGCAGGTGTTCCACGGTGTGTCGATCGCGCCGGTCGAGGAGTACCCCGAGCGGCTGCTGCAGACGCTGCTGAGCTGCGCCCCGCCTTCGGCACACCAGCCGCTGGCCGTGGTGCTCACGCCCGGCGTGTACAACTCCGCCTACTTCGAGCACACGTTCCTGGCGCAGCAGATGGGCGTGCAGCTCGTCCAGGGGAGCGACCTCACCGTGGTTGACGACGTGGTCTTCCTCCGCACCACGCACGGGCTGCACCGCGTGGACGTGATCTACCGCCGCATCGACGACGACTTCCTCGACCCCGAGTGCTTCCGCAAGGACTCGTGCCTGGGCGTGGCCGGGTTGATGCGGGCGTACCGCGCCGGCAACGTCGCGCTGGCCAACGCGCCCGGCACCGGGGTGGCCGACGACAAGGCGGTCTACGCGTACGTGCCCGAAATCATCAAGTACTACCTCGACGAGGACGCGATCCTCAGCAACGTGCCGACCTATCTCTGCTCGGACGGCAGGCAGCGGGAGCACGTGCTCGGGAACCTCGACAAGCTGGTGGTGAAGCCGACCAACGAGTCGGGCGGGTACGGCATCCTGATGGGGCCGCAGGCGTCGGAGGAAGACCGCACGGCGTACGCCGACCTGATCCGGTCGAACCCCCGCAACTACATCGCCCAGCCGATGCTCCAGCTCTCGACCGTGCCCACGCTGATCGGCGACCGGCTCGAGCCCCGCCACGTGGACCTACGGCCCTTCGTGCTGGCCGGCGAGAGCGTCTACGTCATGCCGGGCGGCCTGACCCGCGTGGCCCTCAACGCCGGGTCGATGGTGGTGAATTCCTCGCAGGGAGGTGGTAGCAAAGACACCTGGGTGCTGCGAAACTAG
- the ligA gene encoding NAD-dependent DNA ligase LigA — protein sequence MPNPEQEPEKDPAKEIEALRKEIREHDRRYYVEAAPTIADHDYDKLMHRLKQLESEHPHLVTADSPTQRVGDEPAPHLEPAEHVTPMLSMDNTFSREELQKFGERVQKLLEGEEIEWVVELKIDGVAISLLYEGGVLTRAATRGDGRTGDNITHNARTVLGVPLRLLGDDYPDVVEVRGEVYMTNSDLVALNARRTDAGEPPFANTRNLTAGAIKTLDPRVCAERKIRFFAHGVGQVEALPVDNHMDFLHAIARWGLPATPMVERFASFDEAVEHCEGLIERLHELDFEVDGLVLKVNRFEQRERLGATSKSPRWMVAYKFEKYEAVTTINEIKVNVGKTGAVTPYGELEPVEIAGTTVSRVTLHNAEEVERKDIRPGDTIVVEKAGKIIPHVVRVEKHLRKTELPPFPFPTECPRCGAELVKDEGGVYIRCPNMKCPGRMRERLMYFSSRSAMDIDGLGEKLIDQLLDAGLIATFGDIYRLTEEPLVGLERVGQKSAQNLLSAIEVSKSRGLARLLNGLSIRHVGSTVARVIAQHLGSLEAVASASVEQLAEINEVGDIIAESVHEFFQSEYGQQIVEDLTGLGLKVTEEAPPESAEAGPLAGLTFVVTGTLPSYSRDEAHELIAQHGGKKSSSVSKSTDYLLAGEKAGSKLAKAEKLGVKVISEEDFRVLIGG from the coding sequence ATGCCGAACCCCGAGCAAGAGCCAGAGAAAGACCCCGCGAAGGAGATCGAAGCCCTCCGGAAAGAGATCCGCGAGCACGACCGGCGGTACTACGTCGAGGCCGCCCCCACGATCGCGGACCACGACTACGACAAGCTCATGCACCGGCTCAAGCAGCTCGAGTCGGAGCACCCCCACCTGGTGACCGCCGACAGCCCGACCCAGCGGGTCGGCGACGAGCCCGCGCCGCACCTGGAGCCGGCCGAGCACGTCACCCCGATGCTGTCGATGGACAACACCTTCAGCCGCGAGGAGCTGCAGAAGTTCGGCGAGCGGGTGCAGAAGCTGCTCGAAGGCGAAGAGATTGAATGGGTGGTTGAGCTGAAGATCGACGGCGTGGCGATCTCGCTGCTGTACGAGGGCGGCGTGCTCACCCGGGCCGCCACCCGCGGCGACGGCCGCACCGGCGATAACATCACCCACAACGCCCGCACCGTGCTGGGCGTGCCGCTGCGGCTGCTCGGCGACGACTACCCCGACGTGGTCGAGGTCCGCGGCGAGGTCTACATGACCAACAGCGACCTGGTCGCGCTCAACGCCCGCCGCACCGACGCCGGCGAGCCGCCGTTCGCCAACACACGCAACCTGACCGCCGGCGCCATCAAGACGCTCGACCCGCGGGTGTGCGCCGAGCGCAAGATCCGCTTCTTCGCCCACGGCGTCGGCCAGGTCGAGGCGCTCCCCGTCGACAACCACATGGACTTCCTGCACGCCATCGCGCGCTGGGGCTTGCCGGCCACGCCGATGGTCGAGCGGTTCGCGAGCTTCGACGAGGCGGTGGAGCACTGCGAGGGACTGATCGAGCGACTGCACGAGCTCGACTTCGAGGTCGACGGGCTGGTGCTCAAGGTAAACCGGTTCGAGCAGCGCGAGCGGCTGGGCGCCACCAGCAAGAGCCCGCGGTGGATGGTGGCCTACAAGTTCGAGAAGTACGAGGCGGTCACCACGATCAACGAGATCAAGGTCAACGTCGGCAAGACCGGCGCGGTCACGCCGTACGGCGAGCTGGAGCCGGTCGAGATCGCCGGCACCACTGTTAGCCGCGTGACGTTGCACAACGCCGAGGAGGTGGAGCGGAAGGACATCCGTCCCGGCGACACCATCGTTGTCGAGAAGGCCGGCAAAATCATCCCGCACGTGGTGCGGGTGGAGAAGCACCTCCGCAAGACCGAGCTGCCGCCCTTCCCATTCCCGACGGAGTGCCCGCGGTGCGGCGCCGAGCTGGTGAAGGACGAGGGCGGGGTCTACATCCGCTGCCCCAATATGAAGTGCCCCGGCCGGATGCGGGAGCGGCTGATGTACTTCTCCAGCCGATCGGCCATGGACATCGACGGCCTGGGCGAGAAGCTCATCGACCAGTTGCTGGACGCCGGGTTGATCGCCACATTCGGCGACATCTACCGGCTGACCGAGGAACCGCTGGTCGGCCTCGAACGCGTCGGCCAGAAGTCCGCCCAGAACCTGCTAAGCGCTATCGAGGTGAGCAAGTCGCGCGGGCTGGCGCGACTGCTCAACGGCTTGTCCATCCGGCACGTCGGGTCGACCGTGGCGCGCGTTATCGCCCAGCACCTGGGCTCGCTCGAGGCGGTCGCCTCCGCGAGCGTGGAGCAGCTGGCCGAGATCAACGAGGTTGGCGACATCATCGCCGAGAGCGTGCACGAGTTCTTCCAGAGCGAGTACGGCCAGCAGATTGTCGAGGACCTGACCGGCCTGGGGCTGAAGGTGACCGAGGAAGCCCCGCCCGAATCGGCCGAGGCCGGGCCGCTTGCTGGGCTGACGTTTGTCGTGACCGGCACGCTGCCGAGCTACAGCCGCGACGAGGCCCACGAACTGATCGCCCAGCACGGCGGCAAGAAGTCGAGCAGCGTGTCAAAGTCGACCGACTACCTACTGGCTGGCGAGAAGGCGGGCAGCAAGCTCGCCAAAGCCGAGAAGCTGGGGGTGAAGGTTATCAGCGAGGAAGACTTCCGCGTGCTGATCGGCGGGTAA